ATGCGAAAGGTTAAGCAATATCCTATGTTCAATATTTCATATTGTAGAAATTGCAATTGGCGAGTGACGAAACATTTTGAACAATGAATAATGCACTGGCTTTGCTCTTGGGTGGGCTAATGTGTGGGCAAACTGACATGAAACAAGATGCTTGTCACAGCCTTGCCTTTGTTTCTGTTGCTCACTTCTCATGCCTTCAGTGCAGTCAATCATTGAATAAACACAATGAGGCTTGTATCTGTGATTTTTTTACGAGGCCCCAACAGTGTCAGGTCTAACTGAACAATAATCAGGCTTTATAACCAGCCTCTGTTCTCTGGGGAAGTTAAAACAATGGATCTGTATGAGCAGCACAGTTTGGTTTCATTGCTTTCAAATTTAAAGTcgctccttttccttttttgcgGGGAATTTTGCATTTTAGTGGGTAAGTGATTTTTTGCCAGTtcattaataatatattttcatgCTTGACATTGTATTTTTGGGGGGCTTGTCATTGAGTTTCTTAATATATACTGGACAATTGTGGATTTGATACTGCTATGTGTGAATTTCAAAATGTATAAGTGAGTGCCGGGTAATCCCTAAAAACCCATATTGTCACTATTTCAGATAGAAGTGCTAATCAAGTCATTCAGTCCCTCCTCTCAAATACTCTGCAGAGCTGTGAAAATGTTAGTGGTTTATGAAAGTACTCTCAGCTGTGGTGGTTTCTGTAAATCTCtaatttcctctctctctctctctctctctctctctctctctctctctctctctctctctctctctctctctctctctatctcggagggggtggtggtgggCTTAACAAATAAACTTCTGTGGTTTGCCCTCCAGAGGAGAGCGGTAAACAGGTGAAGCTGAACACTGCTCTCATTAGTTACAGATGCAGTCACCAGCCACTCACCAGAGACTGATGCCAGAACGTTTACACAGCTTTTTCTGCCCGCACAACAGAGACACTTGAGAAATGACTCAGACTCTGTGACTGGATCTAAGCTCAGTGGAATATACTGTACTGCTGGAGACCATGCAGATAACAGAAGGAATCCAGCCTCATCTTCAGCCTGGGGGACTGTAGTTTTGTTCTgaaagtgtttcttttttattgtgttcctgtgtgttgATTTTCCTTTTGTCTACTTATGTTATCTGTTGATTTCCATGTATATTAATGAGCCTACTTAGTGATTTATGCATTTTGAGATGTCCAAATGTCCATAATTGTCTCTTTCTAGTAGGGATAGTGCAATTATCGGCCCTGGACGATTATAGGGCCGTTTTTTGGCactttgcagattatctgtatctgcgttttatttgcctgataacagataaagttaattaattaaaaagtatgtTACTTTTGCTttgctacagctctgtgtctgtccctgtgtgGATTATGTCGAATGTTtctaatttataaaataattgcTTAAGGCATTAAACTctaaagttttgtgttggagttttgTAACAttcaaaattcttttatttaaagattttttgttttcagtgtaaATGCATATTGGTTCTAAGTAtcggtttcattaactactaataatattattaatagtatTGGTTGATCCCTAATCAACAGTGATTTCAAACTGTAACTTTGTACTTTGCAGTTTGAGCATCTGTCTGCGTTGGCAAATCATGGCCAGCATGGTGGTCCAACTCCTTGGCTTCTTCTTGGGGCTGTTGGGGTTTGCAGGAACTGTTGTTGCAACTCTGCTTCCCCACTGGCGCAGAACAGCCTACATGAGCTCCAACATCACCACCGCCAACGCCTATATGAAAGGCCTGTGGATGGAGTGTGTATGGCACAGTACCGGCATTTACCAATGTGAGCTGTACAGATCTCTACTGGCACTGCCACGCGACCTGCAGGTACTACACATTCACATTGGTGAAGTTGAAGACCGTTTGGACTcaaacattttatagacaaaactgttaattgattaatcaagaaaaataTTCAATGTGAATCAttccatagatagatagataaatagatagatagacttgTCATTTTACATGATAACATACAATGAAATTTGGAGATTTTCTTATTACCATGGTCTTGCATGACCAAGTAGTGCAGTTGCAGTTTTCTAACCCTACTAGCTAGAGTCAGAATCTGTTTTAATCTCTCTATCTGTTCTCCACATAAGGCTGCCCGGGCGCTCATGGTGCTCTCCTGCGTCACATCTGTCCTGGCATCTCTGCTGTCTGTGTTGGGGATGAAGTGTACCCGCTTCGCCCGTGACTCGTTAATCAAGTCTCCCCTGCTGCTAAGTGGGGGGGTTTGTTTTCTCTGTGCGGGCCTGCTCTGCCTGACCACCGTGTCCTGGACCACTAACGATGTCATCATGGATTTCTACGACCCCTTCCTTCCCAGCGGCCTGAGGTATGAGATCGGCCTGGCCGTGTACCTCGGTTACGCATCAGCCTGCCTTAGTCTGACTGGAGGATTGGTGCTATGCTGGAGCAGCAGTGGTGGCAGGTCACAGAGGCCCCGCCATATGCAGAGAAATCAACCATTATCACCTCCCCCTGCCTTCAACAGCATATACCCTCCTGCTCCACTCTACAATCCCCCCGAGGCCCTGAAGGACAATCATGCTCCTTCCCTTTGCTCCCTTTCCAGCAGTGGCTATAGGCTCTATAACTATGTCTAACTCTAGGAAACCCAAAAACTGCAAAACCATGGGGACTATTATGAATGAAAAAGATACTGCATATACCAAAACAGTCGACTAAAAATGTCTACAATAATTCTTAATATATCCTAACAAGTATTTtaagaaaagttttttaaaaaaactgtattttacatCACCATGTTTGACCAAAAATCTGATTTTGAAAGGATTTCACAATTTGACACACTGCACAGGCTTTCCTCTAACTTCAACAGGACCAGGCCTGAGAACCTAACATAACGAACAGTGTGTGAGAAAGAACAGAGACCTCAAACCTGTTGACTTCCTGCCGTGTACCTAAAGGACCAGAAGGTGGCAATATTTTACTGCAGATTGCCACAGAAGAGACTGTAaacacactgtaacacacaTGTTAATgatctgctgtttttctctcacTTCCTTGCTGTAGCCTACTTTCTAGTTGGGGTTAATTTTTTCTGAAAGCCATTTAAATATAATAGTTATTTTAAAGGTAATGGATGATACCTTAATTCTGTAAAAATAAACCAAGACATTTTCTGATGATTTAGACATAGATTAGTACTAGCATTTTTCAAAGCAcatattttgacatgtcaaaataaaaaagagacaataatgttaataatgaCATCAATTGACCTGGGTTTGCTGGGATTCTTAGATGAAACAGAACTATTGTTAACAGTATTAGTTCCAACTGTGCTGTTCCTGCTATGGCAAGTCCAGACATCTGCTAGAACTACAGTGGGGGACATTATGACACTTTTTGCCCTAAAACCCAATGTTGATTATTTACAGTTTAACACCTAGGAACCCCTGCTGCAGTTATGAACACAAGACTGTCCAACTTTTATTCTCATGTACAGTATAGTTACATAAAGAATACATTTTGTAAAGCAAAAGAAAGCCACCGGATGGCGACAAAGGTCTTCTGAGAAGAAGTGACTGTTCAATCCTTAAACATATAGGATAAAATCTGgttggggaaagtgaaagagcagtgcttgtccctccctcattaccaccactgaggtgcccttgagcaaggccatTAACCTAAAACAAACACTCCAGTGAAGCTGCTccgtggccagcagatcagactgtggttgtactgggcagcttccaggtatgaatgtgtgcaactgtgtgaatgtgatcagggcatTCCTTCAAAAAAAGAGGCTGCCTTCTCTGAATAATtaaaggttaaattaaaaaagaaatctcattCCTGGATGCTGAATTCAAAGTGATTTGTGACTCTTCTAAAGCTTCTCCGACTGCTTGCCTATAACTACCTGTAACACtgaggaagtgtgtgtgaggCTTATTGttagaaaaccttccaattaggAGATGCCCTCTATCTGGCAGCCTGTCAGCCGCACATACATTCAATTAGAGGATGTGTTGCAATTCAagcaaatcatttattttattcccAGCAGTCTGACTAGTCAGCATCAACATCTTGACATCGAGGAGCTCATTTATTTTGCTAGTAAAGCACCAAAAAATATTgctatttatgttttgttttttaagtttggaattcagaaaaggaaaatgtttGTAGGCTACTGCTTATGGACATAAACTGTtccaaaaaataatgtaaataaagacGTATCACACGATAAAAAGGCTTCACACCAAagcaaattataaataatactaataagGCCACAAACTAAACACTCCATAATGAGTAGTGCTAGTAAAAGTTTCTTTTGTGGCCTGCGGGCGCTTAGTTTTCacatttcagcaccatggacagggGTCTGAATGCTCCGAGGAAACCTCATGTAGTGGGAAAAGAGATGTAGGAGTGCGGACTGGAGATCCTTTATTACTGTTCCAGTTGTGGTTTGAAGGCAGTCTATATGAGGTAACGTTTTTTACAAGGTATAAATCTCCCCAAGCTTGGACCGAGCTTGGGGAGATTTATACCTTGtactgtatagatagatagatagatagatagatagatagatagatagatagatagatagatagatagatagatagatagatagatgtgacATCTGAATAGTCGCATTTCTTTCTAAACATCTTTATGTGATTAAAAAAGAAGGAATGAATTGTAGCCCTTTAAAACAGAAGTGTTCTTCAAGACTGGATTTGGTGACATACGACTTCAATTCTACTCCAAGTGATAAAATAATGTCATGTGAGTCGCCATTGTTCATTCATTGTGTCTCCTGTCTGTTTATACAAAGTTGATTTGAACGTTTGGATATGTAAATGCAAAAGCTTGTGAGTGGAGTGATGTTTTTTGGACAAAAAGGCGTCAGAGCTGCATGCGTAAGATGGATggtaaaatgaaaaagtaatcTTATGTGGGGCTTCCACACCTTCAGCATTACCACCACACAGCCAGCGTTTGCAGAATAAACGCGAAGTGCTTTAATCGGGAAGCAAGATCGTAAATCAGGCCTGCAATGTAACCTGGCAGAGTAAAGGTTTCATCCATTGCCATATGATATTATGATA
The window above is part of the Etheostoma spectabile isolate EspeVRDwgs_2016 unplaced genomic scaffold, UIUC_Espe_1.0 scaffold00003456, whole genome shotgun sequence genome. Proteins encoded here:
- the LOC116676591 gene encoding claudin-14, giving the protein MASMVVQLLGFFLGLLGFAGTVVATLLPHWRRTAYMSSNITTANAYMKGLWMECVWHSTGIYQCELYRSLLALPRDLQAARALMVLSCVTSVLASLLSVLGMKCTRFARDSLIKSPLLLSGGVCFLCAGLLCLTTVSWTTNDVIMDFYDPFLPSGLRYEIGLAVYLGYASACLSLTGGLVLCWSSSGGRSQRPRHMQRNQPLSPPPAFNSIYPPAPLYNPPEALKDNHAPSLCSLSSSGYRLYNYV